The following proteins come from a genomic window of Sinorhizobium fredii NGR234:
- a CDS encoding VOC family protein, whose product MTTATNSERARPLDMKLEVIVVPVTNVDRAKEFYASLGWRLDADFADGEAFRVIQFTPPGSGASVIFGTNVTDAAPGSARGLYLIVSDIEAARDDLRRRGVDVSEVFHAGDVHAGDDEPYLFGRLRVGGADPERRSYRSYASFSDPDGNGWLFQEVTARLPGRVDASTTTFASAADLASAFRRAEAAHGDYEKQLGHRDEDWPTWYADYMVREQTSAPQPS is encoded by the coding sequence ATGACCACTGCAACCAACAGCGAAAGAGCGCGACCCCTCGATATGAAGCTCGAGGTCATCGTCGTCCCCGTGACCAATGTCGATCGCGCCAAGGAATTCTACGCCAGCCTCGGCTGGCGGCTCGATGCCGATTTCGCAGACGGCGAGGCGTTCCGAGTGATCCAGTTCACCCCGCCCGGATCCGGCGCCTCGGTCATCTTCGGGACCAATGTCACCGACGCGGCACCGGGTTCCGCGCGGGGGCTGTACCTCATCGTCTCCGACATCGAGGCCGCCCGCGACGACTTGCGTCGTCGTGGCGTCGACGTCAGCGAAGTGTTCCACGCGGGCGATGTGCATGCGGGGGACGACGAGCCCTATCTGTTCGGGCGGCTGCGGGTCGGCGGTGCGGATCCCGAGCGCCGCAGCTACCGCTCCTACGCTTCGTTCAGCGATCCAGATGGCAACGGCTGGCTCTTCCAGGAGGTCACCGCGCGATTGCCCGGGCGCGTCGACGCGAGTACCACGACGTTCGCCTCGGCCGCTGATCTGGCGAGCGCGTTCCGCCGCGCCGAGGCTGCCCACGGCGACTACGAGAAGCAACTCGGCCACCGGGACGAGGACTGGCCCACCTGGTACGCCGACTACATGGTCCGGGAACAGACGAGCGCACCGCAGCCGTCATGA
- a CDS encoding NADH:flavin oxidoreductase/NADH oxidase family protein has protein sequence MQHRGTLFEPLQLPCGLTLKNRIAKSAMSDSLGDGTGHPTAEQTRLYQRWAEGGLAVSIIGEVQLTGCYAENPGNLVLNEASNLDRFRELARHGSENGTKLWLQLGHAGALAYAPTSNPKGPSALDLPGLRCVEVTLDEMRQLPLEFARTAWLAQQAGFGGVEIHAAHGFLLSQFLSPLFNKRSDEYGGAIANRMRPLLEAIEATRAAVGPDFPIAVKLNSSDQLEGGFDKEDALKVVAALDRSSVDLIDISGGTYFPGAKSASDGMGRGPYFLEFAKRARAVTTKPLMLTGGFKTRAQAEDAVASGAVDIVGLARALVLEPSLPDLWKAERKPEPFFPRFSDAPEGGITAWYTMRLTEIGADKETPVFGDLGQAIRDYEARNQSRTGIWLRHFANDVVRQT, from the coding sequence ATGCAACACCGTGGAACTCTGTTCGAACCGCTGCAACTGCCTTGCGGTCTAACCCTGAAAAACCGAATTGCGAAATCAGCGATGTCGGATTCCCTAGGCGACGGAACCGGCCATCCGACTGCCGAACAGACCAGGCTGTATCAGCGCTGGGCTGAAGGTGGGTTGGCCGTGTCCATAATCGGTGAGGTACAGCTCACCGGTTGTTACGCCGAGAACCCCGGCAATCTGGTACTCAATGAGGCATCCAACCTTGACCGGTTCCGGGAACTTGCGCGACATGGCAGCGAAAACGGCACCAAGCTTTGGCTGCAACTGGGGCACGCCGGAGCGCTTGCGTACGCGCCGACCAGCAATCCCAAGGGCCCGAGTGCCCTCGATCTGCCGGGTCTGCGCTGCGTGGAAGTAACATTGGACGAAATGCGTCAACTACCCTTGGAGTTTGCGAGGACAGCCTGGTTAGCACAGCAGGCCGGTTTTGGCGGCGTCGAAATTCATGCGGCGCACGGGTTCTTGCTTAGCCAATTCCTTTCGCCACTGTTCAACAAGCGGAGCGACGAATACGGAGGGGCAATCGCCAATCGCATGCGTCCTCTGCTGGAAGCTATCGAAGCAACTCGAGCAGCGGTCGGCCCGGACTTCCCCATTGCCGTGAAACTCAATTCCTCAGATCAACTTGAGGGCGGATTCGACAAGGAAGACGCGCTCAAGGTGGTGGCGGCGCTGGACCGGTCTTCGGTCGACCTGATCGACATTAGCGGCGGGACTTACTTTCCCGGAGCAAAGTCCGCCTCCGACGGAATGGGACGTGGACCCTACTTCCTCGAATTTGCAAAGCGCGCCCGCGCGGTAACGACCAAGCCCCTTATGCTGACAGGCGGTTTCAAGACGCGCGCGCAAGCCGAGGACGCTGTGGCAAGTGGTGCGGTTGATATTGTCGGTCTTGCGCGCGCGCTCGTCCTCGAGCCTTCACTTCCCGACCTCTGGAAAGCAGAACGGAAGCCTGAACCGTTCTTTCCCAGGTTCTCCGACGCCCCGGAGGGCGGGATCACCGCGTGGTACACGATGCGGCTCACCGAGATCGGCGCTGATAAAGAAACACCGGTTTTCGGCGATCTCGGCCAGGCAATCCGAGACTATGAAGCGCGCAACCAATCTCGAACAGGAATTTGGTTGCGTCACTTTGCCAATGATGTCGTGAGGCAAACCTAA
- a CDS encoding GlxA family transcriptional regulator yields MHRVGFVVFPRFQLMGFAAVTAFEMANSAIGGPAYGIELLSEAGGEVKSSAGFGVLTKSFDDTPYETVIFGAGATIEPITPGLIAFARHALETSRRVAAPCTGAFVLAEAGLLDGRRATTHWAFARQLQERFPAVKVEDDRIFIVDGSVWTSAGMTASIDLALAMIEKDHGQDVARCVARKLVVYHRRAGGQSQFSALLELEPKSDRIQKSIDYAKANLRGALSVEDLADAAGLSPRQFSRAFRSETGQSPAKAVENLRVEAARLMMEQGRHSMDVIAVETGFADPDRMRRAFLRTLGQPPQTIRRNARDRVSA; encoded by the coding sequence ATGCACAGGGTCGGCTTTGTCGTCTTTCCAAGATTCCAGCTCATGGGTTTCGCGGCGGTAACCGCTTTCGAGATGGCGAACTCCGCAATTGGGGGCCCGGCCTACGGGATCGAGCTGCTCTCGGAGGCGGGCGGCGAGGTCAAGTCGTCGGCCGGCTTCGGCGTGCTCACGAAATCCTTCGACGACACGCCTTATGAGACCGTAATATTCGGCGCCGGCGCGACAATCGAGCCGATCACACCCGGGCTGATCGCATTTGCGCGGCACGCGCTTGAAACCTCGCGCCGAGTGGCAGCGCCCTGTACCGGCGCCTTCGTTCTTGCGGAGGCGGGCCTGCTCGATGGACGCCGCGCCACCACGCATTGGGCCTTCGCGCGCCAGCTTCAGGAGCGCTTCCCGGCCGTGAAAGTCGAGGACGATCGCATCTTCATCGTCGATGGAAGCGTGTGGACGTCTGCCGGGATGACCGCAAGCATCGATCTCGCTCTCGCGATGATCGAGAAGGACCATGGTCAGGACGTTGCGCGCTGCGTCGCTCGCAAGCTCGTCGTCTATCACCGGCGAGCCGGCGGCCAGTCGCAATTTTCCGCTTTGCTGGAACTCGAACCGAAGTCCGACCGGATCCAGAAGTCGATCGATTACGCCAAGGCGAATCTCCGCGGTGCGTTATCGGTAGAGGACCTGGCGGATGCGGCGGGGCTCAGTCCGCGCCAGTTCAGCCGGGCGTTTCGGTCCGAAACAGGACAGTCGCCCGCCAAGGCGGTGGAGAATCTCCGGGTGGAGGCGGCCCGGCTGATGATGGAGCAGGGCCGGCACTCGATGGACGTGATCGCGGTGGAGACCGGTTTCGCCGATCCTGACCGCATGCGCCGCGCTTTTCTTCGCACGCTTGGACAGCCACCGCAGACGATCCGGAGGAATGCGCGCGATCGTGTGTCCGCATAG
- a CDS encoding organic hydroperoxide resistance protein has product MTETEKVLYTGKTRTTGGREGASRSSDGRLDVKLSLPGSSKPGTNPEQLFAAGWSACFIGAIGKAASERKVTLPVDLAVDAEVDLFHDAGAYSLQARLNVNMPGIERDTAQALVERAHQTCPYSKATRGNIDVAISIV; this is encoded by the coding sequence ATGACCGAGACCGAGAAGGTACTTTACACCGGCAAGACGCGCACCACCGGTGGCCGTGAAGGCGCATCCCGCAGTTCTGACGGGCGCCTGGACGTCAAGCTTTCCCTACCCGGCAGCTCGAAGCCCGGAACAAACCCGGAGCAGCTCTTCGCGGCCGGTTGGTCGGCCTGCTTCATAGGGGCGATCGGAAAGGCGGCCAGCGAGCGGAAGGTAACACTTCCGGTCGATCTGGCGGTGGATGCGGAAGTGGATCTTTTCCACGACGCCGGCGCCTATTCGCTGCAGGCACGGCTCAATGTGAACATGCCGGGCATCGAGCGCGACACGGCACAGGCGCTGGTCGAGAGGGCGCATCAGACCTGCCCTTACTCCAAGGCGACGCGCGGCAATATCGACGTCGCGATCAGCATCGTCTGA
- a CDS encoding MFS transporter — translation MSTPPLTRQNLLFLATGLAGSFLVNLSAQFTSANISDIQQGLLAGADEGSWITTAYTMGSCVGIVTSGLLIGALSIGRYLVVSSILFAAAALAGASTSELGAMVALRSLQGFAAGGFGPAAFVAVFMVAGGPRLAHAVIILAFALLFSGTAGAAIAGYVSDSFGWRGLFAVQAAIGAALALAACLWVPHKALNWSALRADWRSIILLSLALASLMLVLNQGARRFWFANEIIVWGTALTAAAWASFIFVSRSSPVPIVAPRLLLTQKFGLPIGLNFLLRAGLAVSSYLVPQFLATVEGYRPLDVSELMLWAAAAQLLALPLVWWFLHLCDLRVAMAIGVVLLLSGIILMGSEATTSAREYFHYGLAIYAAGQLLLLTPAMIVGTGSLKPADLPTASLTFNISNLAGTTLGVGILSSFVAERQKFHSDALTEAASLYRASDGEWVSGLVGAVAGRVASDAGATVRAAAQIGSAARRQAWALAFGDGFLVVALMLVLGIVAVVAIGRSPPIPRPVKFFRREKPLETENHVA, via the coding sequence ATGAGTACGCCACCCCTGACACGTCAAAATTTGCTGTTCCTCGCGACCGGGTTGGCCGGGTCCTTCCTGGTGAATCTGTCGGCCCAATTCACCTCGGCAAACATCTCCGACATCCAGCAAGGGCTCTTGGCAGGCGCGGACGAGGGCTCCTGGATCACTACCGCCTATACCATGGGCAGTTGCGTCGGCATCGTCACCTCAGGCCTGTTGATCGGGGCCTTGAGCATCGGCCGGTATCTGGTCGTAAGCTCCATCCTGTTTGCGGCCGCGGCTCTCGCTGGCGCCTCGACGAGCGAGCTTGGTGCAATGGTCGCATTGCGATCGCTGCAAGGCTTCGCAGCCGGCGGGTTCGGGCCGGCGGCATTCGTCGCCGTCTTCATGGTCGCCGGCGGACCGCGTCTGGCCCATGCCGTAATCATATTAGCATTTGCCCTCCTCTTTTCCGGGACAGCAGGGGCTGCCATTGCGGGCTATGTCTCAGACAGTTTCGGCTGGCGCGGTCTTTTCGCCGTTCAGGCAGCCATCGGCGCAGCTTTGGCGCTTGCCGCCTGCCTCTGGGTTCCACACAAGGCCCTGAACTGGTCGGCACTGAGGGCTGATTGGAGGTCCATCATTCTGTTGTCGCTCGCGCTTGCGAGCCTGATGCTGGTTCTCAATCAGGGAGCACGCCGCTTCTGGTTCGCAAACGAGATAATTGTCTGGGGCACGGCCTTGACCGCCGCCGCTTGGGCGAGCTTCATTTTCGTGTCCCGCTCTTCGCCTGTGCCGATTGTAGCGCCCCGGCTGCTTCTCACCCAGAAGTTCGGTCTTCCGATAGGCCTGAATTTTCTGCTACGCGCCGGCCTCGCCGTAAGCTCTTACCTTGTGCCGCAATTCCTCGCGACCGTAGAAGGTTATCGGCCGCTCGACGTTTCCGAGCTCATGCTTTGGGCCGCGGCTGCCCAATTGCTCGCCCTCCCGCTGGTATGGTGGTTTCTGCATCTATGCGACCTGCGCGTGGCGATGGCAATTGGTGTCGTCCTCCTGCTGTCCGGCATAATCCTCATGGGCAGTGAAGCGACTACGTCGGCGCGGGAATATTTCCACTATGGGCTCGCCATATATGCGGCCGGCCAACTGTTGCTGTTGACCCCAGCGATGATTGTGGGCACGGGCAGTTTAAAGCCTGCAGACCTTCCGACAGCATCGCTGACATTCAACATCAGCAACCTGGCTGGAACGACTCTCGGCGTCGGAATTCTATCCAGCTTCGTTGCTGAGCGTCAGAAATTCCATTCGGACGCCCTTACCGAGGCCGCGTCGCTCTACCGTGCGTCTGACGGAGAGTGGGTCTCCGGCCTCGTCGGCGCTGTTGCGGGCCGGGTTGCGAGCGATGCCGGCGCCACGGTGCGGGCAGCAGCGCAGATTGGGTCGGCGGCTAGGCGGCAGGCCTGGGCACTTGCATTCGGCGACGGCTTTCTCGTCGTAGCCCTCATGCTGGTGCTGGGCATCGTCGCGGTTGTGGCAATAGGCCGTTCGCCGCCCATTCCGCGTCCGGTCAAGTTTTTTCGCAGAGAGAAGCCGCTCGAGACTGAGAATCATGTCGCCTGA
- a CDS encoding SDR family NAD(P)-dependent oxidoreductase has translation MTQKSKGTALITGASSGIGAIYADRLARRGYDLILVARNQSRLNELAKRLADETERAIEVVAADLGNKPDLGRVEQILRTDASITLLVNNAGVGATGPLLTSDVDKMEEMITLNVNALTRLTYAVVPGLVARGTGAIINIASIVGIAPEVLNGVYGASKAFVLAFTLSLQKELADRNIRIQAVLPGATATDFWDIAGTPLEHVPSEIVMPAEVMVDAALAGFDLGEQITIPSLPEAADWEAYEAARQTLMPNLSLRTPAARYRSAAF, from the coding sequence ATGACACAGAAATCAAAAGGGACCGCGCTGATTACCGGCGCTTCCTCCGGCATCGGTGCGATTTATGCCGATCGGCTGGCACGCCGGGGATATGATCTGATCCTGGTCGCCCGCAACCAGTCCCGCCTCAATGAACTGGCCAAGCGCCTGGCAGACGAGACGGAGCGTGCCATCGAGGTCGTTGCGGCCGACCTCGGCAACAAGCCGGATCTCGGCCGGGTCGAGCAGATACTTCGGACCGATGCCAGCATCACATTGCTGGTCAACAATGCCGGCGTCGGTGCAACAGGGCCGCTGCTCACGTCCGATGTCGACAAGATGGAGGAGATGATCACGCTGAATGTCAACGCCCTGACGCGACTGACCTATGCAGTGGTGCCCGGCCTCGTCGCCCGCGGCACGGGCGCGATCATCAACATCGCTTCCATCGTCGGTATCGCGCCGGAAGTGCTGAACGGCGTCTACGGCGCCAGTAAGGCCTTCGTGCTCGCCTTTACCCTGTCGCTTCAGAAGGAACTTGCCGACAGGAATATCCGCATTCAGGCGGTGCTCCCCGGCGCCACGGCCACCGATTTCTGGGACATTGCGGGAACTCCTCTGGAGCATGTGCCGAGTGAGATCGTCATGCCCGCCGAGGTTATGGTGGACGCCGCGCTCGCCGGCTTCGATCTCGGCGAACAGATCACAATCCCGTCGCTGCCGGAGGCTGCCGATTGGGAGGCTTATGAAGCGGCTCGGCAGACACTCATGCCAAACCTTTCCCTCAGGACGCCGGCGGCACGCTACCGGTCTGCGGCATTCTAA
- a CDS encoding SH3 domain-containing protein, whose amino-acid sequence MERTLLKIAATAMLLLAPAIAQAAEGYATANVNMRAGPSTAYPAITVIPAGESIEIYGCLADVPWCDVEFYDGRGWVHGRYIQALYQQRRVYVGPQYYGRLGIPVVVFSFSSYWDRHYRDRDFYRDRARWRRGPEFYRGPDRRAAPGRASRGPDFERPAPPPEFERRLERSPDFSRTPERRRDFDDRPDRVPDFDRTPNRRPNVDRQPDFDRDLPSGNRSRRNLERGGDDGNRVIRRGDDNRSRSGGDNERRRPQRRVCQPGDPECPN is encoded by the coding sequence GTGGAACGCACCCTTTTGAAAATCGCCGCGACCGCGATGCTCTTGCTGGCTCCGGCGATCGCTCAGGCAGCAGAAGGCTACGCGACGGCGAACGTCAATATGCGGGCCGGCCCAAGCACAGCATATCCGGCGATCACCGTAATTCCGGCTGGCGAATCCATCGAAATCTACGGCTGTCTTGCCGACGTACCCTGGTGCGACGTGGAGTTTTACGACGGTCGAGGCTGGGTACACGGCCGATATATTCAGGCGCTTTATCAACAGCGCCGAGTCTATGTCGGTCCGCAATATTATGGCCGGCTCGGTATTCCCGTCGTTGTCTTCAGCTTCAGCAGCTATTGGGATCGCCACTACCGCGACCGTGATTTTTATCGCGACCGCGCTCGCTGGCGCCGCGGACCGGAATTCTACCGCGGCCCGGATCGCCGTGCCGCACCTGGCCGCGCCAGCCGCGGACCTGATTTCGAGCGGCCGGCTCCGCCCCCGGAATTCGAACGGAGATTGGAGCGGAGCCCCGATTTCAGCCGGACCCCCGAAAGACGCCGGGACTTTGACGATCGTCCGGATCGCGTTCCGGATTTCGATCGCACCCCCAACCGCAGGCCTAATGTCGACAGGCAGCCGGACTTTGACCGTGATCTGCCCAGCGGCAATCGCAGCCGCCGGAACTTAGAGCGCGGGGGCGACGATGGGAACCGCGTCATCCGCCGCGGCGACGACAATCGTAGCCGCAGCGGTGGTGACAATGAGCGCCGCAGGCCGCAGAGACGTGTCTGCCAACCCGGCGATCCGGAGTGCCCGAACTAA
- a CDS encoding ATP-binding protein, producing the protein MATPAVLKGIRLWPRTLRARLFIILLAGLAIAHAMSFAALFSERYFAARSVMFNTLENDVATSIAILDRLPAAERAGWLDQLARGSYRFVLGPGIPGNPVLEPDDAEVASKIQAAIGAKYPVEVQSIPGAGRHLQAHLRLNDGEPLTIDVTPRGVMPVADWLPYVLVAQLSLLVLCSWFAMRQAIRPLANLAKAADTLDPNSNTPRLSETGPTEVANAATAFNAMRDRIAQYLEERVQILAAISHDLQTPITRMKLRAEMAEDSVDKDKLVQDLGEVERLVKEGVAYARSAHGKEENASRVDLASFIESLACDYQDTGKAVTIGELSDGAIVTRPHALRRVLTNLIDNALKFAGGAEIEVQRHDGTVLITVLDRGPGIPDGQLQAVLQPFFRLEQSRNRDTGGTGLGLAIALQLATAIGATLTLRNRDGGGLAAEIALRQ; encoded by the coding sequence ATGGCCACGCCTGCGGTTCTCAAAGGGATCCGTCTGTGGCCGCGCACGCTCAGGGCGCGGCTTTTCATTATTCTTCTTGCAGGCCTCGCGATCGCTCACGCCATGTCGTTTGCGGCGCTGTTTTCCGAGCGCTATTTCGCCGCCAGGTCGGTGATGTTCAATACGCTCGAGAACGACGTCGCGACATCGATCGCTATCCTCGACCGGTTGCCGGCGGCCGAACGCGCCGGCTGGCTCGATCAACTTGCTCGTGGCTCCTATCGGTTCGTTCTGGGGCCGGGCATCCCCGGCAATCCTGTACTCGAGCCGGACGACGCCGAGGTGGCGTCAAAGATCCAGGCTGCAATAGGTGCAAAATACCCGGTCGAGGTTCAATCGATCCCCGGGGCAGGCCGCCATCTTCAGGCGCATCTTCGCTTGAACGATGGCGAGCCGTTGACGATAGACGTCACGCCAAGAGGCGTCATGCCGGTTGCCGACTGGCTGCCTTACGTGCTCGTCGCGCAGCTTTCTCTTTTAGTATTGTGCAGCTGGTTCGCCATGCGCCAGGCCATCCGTCCTCTTGCCAACCTGGCGAAAGCCGCCGACACGCTGGACCCCAACAGCAACACGCCGCGCCTCAGCGAGACCGGACCGACGGAAGTGGCCAATGCGGCCACGGCCTTCAATGCGATGCGCGATCGCATCGCCCAATATCTGGAGGAGCGCGTGCAGATCCTTGCGGCGATCTCGCATGATCTACAAACGCCGATCACCCGCATGAAGCTCCGCGCGGAGATGGCCGAAGACTCGGTCGATAAGGACAAGCTGGTTCAGGACCTCGGCGAAGTCGAACGCCTCGTCAAGGAAGGGGTCGCCTATGCGCGCAGCGCCCACGGCAAGGAGGAAAACGCCTCGCGCGTCGATCTCGCTTCGTTCATCGAGAGTCTCGCCTGTGATTATCAGGATACCGGCAAGGCGGTCACCATCGGTGAATTGAGCGACGGCGCGATCGTGACCCGGCCGCACGCCTTGAGACGCGTTCTCACCAACCTAATCGACAATGCGCTGAAATTCGCCGGCGGTGCGGAGATCGAGGTTCAGCGCCACGATGGCACGGTGCTCATAACAGTGCTCGACCGCGGTCCGGGCATACCGGACGGCCAGTTGCAAGCGGTGCTGCAACCCTTCTTCCGGCTGGAGCAATCCCGCAACCGCGACACCGGCGGGACGGGTCTCGGCCTTGCCATTGCCCTTCAGTTGGCAACCGCGATCGGCGCCACACTCACCTTGCGCAACCGCGATGGCGGCGGTCTTGCGGCTGAAATTGCGCTGCGCCAGTAG
- a CDS encoding alpha/beta fold hydrolase → MTGEINSQRRRFVGAAALTLAAAQLGMTSLAAAKSASEAGIPAITPGTNTSFTSFKQIEAGVLNVGYAELGAGDAPVVILLHGWPYDIHTYVDVAPLLAEAGYRVIVPYLRGYGTTRFISEDTPRNGQQSAIAADTVALMDALGIGKAIIGGCDWGARTANILAALWPERCKALVSVSGYLIGSREANKMPLPPGAEHAWWYQFYFATERGRAGYERNRKEFARLIWQLASPKWNFDDVTFDRSAAALENPDHVDITIHNYRWRISLADGEPKYDNLEERLAKLPLIGVPTITLEGDANGAPHPKPAAYAKKFSGKYEHRLITGGIGHNLPQEAPRAFAKAVIDVDRF, encoded by the coding sequence ATGACAGGGGAAATCAACTCACAGCGGCGTCGGTTCGTGGGGGCAGCGGCGTTGACGCTAGCGGCTGCGCAATTGGGCATGACCAGCCTCGCCGCCGCAAAATCAGCCAGCGAAGCCGGCATTCCGGCGATAACGCCGGGGACGAACACATCCTTCACCTCGTTCAAGCAAATCGAGGCCGGCGTCCTCAATGTGGGCTATGCGGAACTCGGCGCGGGCGATGCGCCTGTGGTCATCCTTCTGCATGGCTGGCCCTATGACATCCACACCTATGTCGACGTGGCGCCCTTGCTGGCGGAAGCCGGCTACCGGGTGATCGTTCCCTATCTGCGCGGCTATGGCACGACGCGCTTTATTTCGGAGGACACGCCGCGCAACGGTCAGCAGTCGGCGATCGCCGCCGACACCGTTGCGCTGATGGATGCGCTAGGCATCGGCAAGGCGATCATCGGCGGCTGCGACTGGGGCGCGCGAACCGCCAATATCCTCGCCGCCCTCTGGCCGGAGCGGTGCAAAGCCCTGGTCTCCGTGAGTGGCTACCTGATCGGCAGCCGCGAGGCCAACAAGATGCCGCTGCCGCCAGGCGCGGAGCATGCCTGGTGGTATCAGTTCTACTTCGCCACTGAACGCGGGCGAGCTGGCTACGAGCGAAACCGAAAGGAATTCGCCAGACTTATCTGGCAGCTCGCATCGCCGAAATGGAATTTCGACGACGTCACCTTCGACCGGAGCGCGGCCGCCTTAGAGAACCCGGATCATGTCGATATCACCATCCACAATTACCGCTGGCGGATCAGCCTGGCCGACGGCGAGCCGAAATATGACAACCTGGAAGAAAGGCTCGCCAAATTGCCGCTGATCGGCGTGCCGACGATCACGCTCGAGGGCGACGCCAATGGCGCCCCGCATCCGAAGCCCGCGGCCTATGCCAAGAAGTTCTCGGGCAAGTACGAGCATCGGCTGATCACCGGCGGCATCGGCCACAACCTTCCCCAGGAAGCGCCGCGGGCCTTTGCCAAGGCGGTGATTGACGTCGATCGTTTCTGA
- a CDS encoding cytochrome c biogenesis protein DipZ, whose translation MILFTIAYIAGVLTIVSPCILPVLPFVFSRAGQPFTRSILPMLIGKVVTFAAVATLVAIGGDWAVHANEAGRYAAIAVLAVFSVMLLSPQFAAVVTRPAVTLGDRLSQRAAGQKTSVGASLLLGVATGLLWAPCAGPVLGLVLTGAALHGANVGTTLLLTAYAAGAATSLALAVLAGGRIFAAMKRSLGIGERLRQGLGIAVLAGVAAIALGLDTGLLARLSFAGTTDLEQSLLNRLVSDSPEAALSQSATPAVGGQQQAYRSNLPVEGIFPPLDGAVEWLNSKPLTVEELRGKVVLVDFWTYSCINCIRTIPYVRAWAEKYRDQGLVVIGVHAPEFAFEKRIDNVRKAVRDFEIGYPVAIDNDFSIWRAFGNSYWPAHYFIDAEGRIRHRHFGEGDYDQSERVIQELLAETAGSRRGDGLVKPDTKGTEAAPDLANLQSGEDYLGYVRAGNFVSPEGVAADKARDYSVGRPRLNRWGLTGNWTVGAEQATLNRTGGSITYRFNARDLHLVLGPGAGGRQVRFQVKVDGVAPGADSGSDIDPGGNGTVSETRLYQLVRQSGEVRERTFEIRFLDPGVEAFVFTFG comes from the coding sequence ATGATCCTTTTCACGATAGCGTATATCGCAGGCGTGCTGACGATAGTCAGCCCCTGCATCCTTCCCGTCCTGCCTTTCGTCTTTTCTCGAGCCGGTCAGCCATTCACGCGCAGCATTCTTCCGATGCTCATCGGCAAGGTCGTAACATTCGCGGCGGTCGCAACACTGGTCGCCATCGGCGGCGACTGGGCGGTGCATGCAAATGAGGCCGGCCGATATGCGGCAATCGCGGTGCTTGCGGTCTTCAGCGTCATGCTGCTCTCGCCGCAGTTTGCGGCTGTGGTCACCCGCCCCGCCGTGACGCTGGGCGATCGCCTGTCCCAAAGGGCGGCCGGTCAGAAGACGAGCGTTGGAGCGTCTCTGCTCCTTGGTGTCGCGACCGGACTTCTCTGGGCGCCCTGTGCCGGTCCGGTTCTCGGGCTGGTCCTGACGGGCGCCGCCCTTCATGGCGCCAATGTGGGGACTACGCTTCTGTTGACGGCCTATGCGGCCGGCGCGGCCACCTCGCTGGCGCTAGCTGTGCTCGCTGGCGGCAGAATTTTCGCGGCGATGAAGCGGTCGCTCGGCATTGGCGAGCGTCTCAGGCAGGGTCTCGGCATCGCCGTGCTGGCGGGTGTCGCAGCAATCGCGTTGGGCCTCGATACGGGGCTCCTTGCACGCCTGTCCTTTGCCGGCACGACGGACCTCGAGCAATCGCTCTTGAATCGGCTCGTTAGCGACTCCCCCGAAGCGGCGCTCAGTCAGAGCGCCACACCGGCCGTGGGTGGCCAGCAGCAGGCCTATCGAAGCAATTTGCCGGTGGAGGGCATCTTCCCGCCGCTGGACGGCGCCGTAGAGTGGCTGAATTCCAAGCCGCTGACAGTGGAAGAGCTGCGCGGCAAGGTCGTGCTCGTCGATTTCTGGACCTATTCCTGCATCAACTGCATTCGCACCATCCCCTATGTTCGCGCCTGGGCGGAAAAATACCGGGACCAGGGCCTGGTGGTCATTGGCGTGCATGCGCCCGAATTCGCCTTCGAGAAGCGGATCGACAACGTCAGGAAGGCGGTCCGGGATTTTGAGATCGGCTATCCCGTGGCGATCGACAACGACTTCTCGATCTGGCGCGCCTTCGGGAACAGTTACTGGCCGGCGCACTATTTCATCGATGCGGAGGGACGGATCAGGCACCGCCACTTCGGCGAGGGCGATTACGACCAGTCGGAGCGCGTCATACAGGAACTGCTGGCGGAAACGGCAGGCAGCCGCAGAGGCGACGGTCTCGTGAAACCGGACACGAAGGGTACTGAAGCCGCCCCCGATCTCGCCAACCTTCAGTCCGGCGAGGACTATCTCGGCTACGTGCGTGCCGGGAATTTCGTGTCGCCCGAAGGTGTCGCAGCCGACAAGGCACGCGACTATTCCGTCGGACGACCGCGCCTCAACCGGTGGGGCCTCACCGGCAACTGGACCGTCGGAGCCGAGCAGGCAACGCTCAATCGAACCGGCGGGAGCATCACCTACCGGTTCAACGCGCGGGACTTGCACCTTGTTCTCGGGCCGGGGGCCGGCGGCAGGCAGGTGCGTTTTCAGGTAAAGGTCGACGGCGTTGCACCGGGTGCCGATAGCGGCTCGGACATCGATCCCGGCGGCAATGGGACGGTTTCCGAGACGCGCCTTTATCAACTCGTGCGCCAATCGGGAGAGGTGCGGGAGCGGACGTTCGAGATCCGCTTTCTCGATCCCGGCGTCGAAGCCTTTGTCTTCACGTTCGGATGA